A window of Colletes latitarsis isolate SP2378_abdomen chromosome 11, iyColLati1, whole genome shotgun sequence genomic DNA:
ggggtcaattataatcatttttggtgaatatacatactcccaaaatcctatccactttcgagaaaaatttcagtacggacggaactttaaacgttaataactttttaacgaagcctccatcaataaatcggaattcttgattttcgttctattttggcctctagaatctcctattacaattttatcccactggtggccaaacaccctgtataacgcgtATACTTATACTCTTTCTATGCGTATAAAGTACACACATATGTATATGTGAGAATGTGAACATTTAATAATGTGTAAATGCACGACTTACAATGGTCGTTTTAATAGTAAATAGTAATGCATTCACcataattatgcgaaaaaatcgacaggcactgCATACGTATTCATATCGCTTGTCGTAAAAATTATATGCATATCTCCTAAATTCTACATTCGTGTATAGTTACATTTTTGTCTTAAACGCACTTACGATATATGCAGTGTCCGTCCAACGGTATACTTTTGGAGAAGCATGTTCTTATTCTGTAATAACATATTTCATCGAGGATGTATCCGTGCAACAATACTTGTACAAATGTAAAACAATACGCGTGTATCAGCAACAAACAAAAAGGATTTTACTATAAAACAAAATAATCGACTTCATTATACATCAGTtctgttttaaattatttccacagttgattgtttcacaagaaaattttatttcattacaATAAATGTATTACGTAAAAAAATTTGCACTAAATGTGTAGTaccaataaattattttcttgaTACTGATACTCAAGAATAGTATCTTGATACTGATACTCAAGAATAATCAAACAATATGACAATTCCAATAAATTATCGACAAATATAAGCAATTACTTTGGAAATAATGATGTAAATtgtaagaataaaattatttctttgaaATCCAATATGAAAAGTAGTACAAGTAATTGCAATGGATTTTGTACGATCGAAAAGTTATCTTGTCGCTTGATTCATCTTTGAAAAAAAGTGGTGCGAAAGAAATACCACTATGATTATATGGTGCTATTTGCTATACAAGatattcggccatccctgggaaaaattttaatgggagattctagagaccaaaataagacgaaaatcaagaatactaatttgttgatggaaacttcgttaaaaagttattaactttcaaagttccgtccgtactgtatttttttctagaaagtaggtaggatttcggaggtatgcctattcaccaaaaattattgtaattaacccccgtaaccgaaaataatttttccaggacgatttgaaattttttaattttgttgaaaattttcataccttctcgaatttttttctcaaaagtggataggatttcgagggtatatctaatgattaaaactgattgtaatatacccccgcaaccgaaaataattttttcacaatgatttgaaattttttattttaatttcttaataactttttaacgaagcctcagtcaagaaattgatattcttgattttcgtcttattttggcctctataatctcctattaaaatttttcccaggggtggtcaaaGACTCTGTATACCGCcgaatatttaacaaaattaaatacgtaCGGAATCAACTATAATTTCTTGCGTCGTTAATAGTAAATGATAGTAGATATAGTGCCGTTCATGAAATAAGAAACAGTATATAGATGTTGTAGATAATAGAGATAACATTCCTAATATTTTCTGATTACTATTCTTTGTAATAACATATGTTAGTGAACAAGTGGATGCTTTATATGTTTTCAACAAATAGATCAGTGCATAAAAAGTTAGATGTATTCGTTTTTGTACGTACGGAATTTGTAACATCGATTAATTATTTcctttatttttcaattacaaAGATCTAAATATCTAATATCGTAAAATGCAAACAGCAGTGCGTATatccattaaaaatattatgatctaattaatgaaaattatattgAATATACATTATTCGTATTGTCTAGTTATCAAAATTCTCTGTTACGAATTCCGAACTCTTTACAttgtaaaaattttgaaatacctCAACTCGACTGATGAGAGATACTAGAAACATCGATATGTGCTTAAAAATACAGAAATCATTTTAAAACATTGGGAACATAATTTTAATTAAGACACTGTAACGTATCAGTGATGGATGTTATAAAACTCGTCGAACAGCTGAGATGGAAATGACTTCTTGTATACAAAATAATagaaattgattttattttcagtttgtttattttttaaataattttgttgtAACTCAATGTTGATTCTGGTTTACTTTTACATCAACTTATACATctgtctatctatctaactattGATCTTAATCATAAAATTAAGTAAAATAGTCGTTATACACAACAGAAAATAAATCATAGCTTGTCAGTATTTACAAACACAAACATcagtaaaaaaaattacaattagTAGACAGATGTTTCAGTTGATATCCTTTCAAACTAAAATTGCAAAACTTTATTTTGTCAAAAAAACCTTGTACAAATTTAATTTCTCACTTTTaacttgtttgtttataaagaaTCATTTTTGTTGTTGCAGTTCCACGAACTACACATCATTCTGTATATGTTTACAATGAATAATGATAAAAATGCATTGATTCATTGTCATGATTTCTTATAATAATGCTTCTGttgaaaatgtttcaaattattTGCATAATAATACATATATAAGTTTATAATATCTATAACTTTATATCAATACAATGTAGGCACTTGACTTCTCGAAacagaatttttaaattcaattatatACTATTCAGATAATCAGACAAGGATAAAAACGAAGACTGCAATTTGATACAGTtgtaattttcaataatttcaatATTACCGTTAATTGGCAATTAAAAAGAATCCTGTAACTCTGTATTTAATCGTATCGATAATTTGATTAGAACGTTGTAAAACAATTTCGATAAATTCCAATTCTACTTACTGGAAACTTGTTCAATGACTGTCTGAGTATATTTATGACTTTTAAAACGAGATTGTCGAGAGCTACTATACTTGAAACTCTGAGGACCATAAACTCACAATAAAGTTTCTCGTTTTCTTCGCGTAAATCTTGTTCGAAGTGCAAAACATTTGAAACGCAAAGTTAAAACGTGCACTTCGTTCACGATATTCGTGTATATCGTTAAAATTACttaattgtaaaataataaatgaaaaaaaaaaataaaatcgatGTTGTGTCTGAATAAATGTCCATTACAGCGTCTGCATGACAAAGCATAACAAATTATTTAATCATTTATTAAGTGACATGGAATTAGATTGATAAAAAAATAATGTAGTCAAGATTAATGTACCGTGTTAATTTAGATGAGTAGATAAATGTCACAAGCCTCGTAACTTGATATTATCTAAAGCAATGCGAAACTTTTTAGTTATAGTCTATTAAGATATAACGTAAATATGATTATTTTGTACTAAATGTATATCGCATTGATGTATTTTTCGTAAGCGTCGTTGTTAATGACACCATCTCGAACATTATAGAAAACAAAACGGCGCTTCATTTTGTGCATGTATTTTATCGTGGGTTATGTAAATGTAGATTTTATAATGTTGTAATAAAAAGATTTCTTTCTATATAGTTCTATTTATATGAACATTACATTCTACAATATATGATTATAGTTAATAAAATTCTTTGtagttggtttattttattaattttttaaaaatttgtataaacaATCAATAGACGTAGAGTAGCAGAAATGGTGTTATCAATTGAATAACTGACAAATATAAATTGTCTCTTAACTGCATAAATGTGTATAAATTTTATAAGTTTTAATTTATCAAACTTCTTCCATGCAAAATCTTTATAAGCTTTTCATAAAACTATATCATATTTTGTCGTTACattaaatagaaattaaaatttttatttcacttcAATCATAAAATAAATTACCTAATTGCTAGTATTAATCACATTCACACACCATTTTATTACATATTCAAATAATCCGCCAGCAACATACCAAACCAAGGAAGTAGTTTTTCCAGATGGCGTAAATAAGTATCAAAATATTGTGATTTAGGTGGTAGCTTGGTTTaaagtttggaaaaattataattagttttgtaatattttatagTGAATTTATCATTTCAACTGGACGAAGTCgtttaaagaaaagaaaagtaaaGCATTTATACAATTAACTGGTAGATAAAACTTTCATATATTAGAGGTTAGTATTGTACTTTTAAGAACCAAGCATTAGACTAGCTAGTTTTTATCTACTATTTACGAAAATATTACAAATCTCTAATTGTTATGTAATCTTCCCTTAAGTTTAATTCATGACATTCATTTccaattgttaaaaattaatactGATACATCTTTACATTGTGTTTGTAGATATGGATCCAGAGTTTCTTTCTAGACTGATTCCACAAAACAAAGATCATGTACGTCCAGCATGTAAGAAATGTGGATATGCTGGGCACCTTACATATCAATGTCGAAATTTTATCAAAGTCGACCCAAACAAAGAAATTGTTTTAGACGTTAGTAGTACAAGTTCTGACAGCGATGAAAATTATGTAACTCCTCTAACTGAATTACGCGAAaaggaattaaaaaagaaacaaaaggaAGCTAAGAAGAAACACAAGTATAAAAAGAGCAAAAAAAAATCTAAAAAGCATGAAAGATCAGATACAAGCGACAGTGATTTTGAAACAGAAGTTTCCAGCGGAGAGGACAAAAAACACAAACACAAGAAAAGGAAGAagaagtcaaaacataaaaaacaCAAAAAGCAAAAGAAGGATGATACATCAGATAGCGATTCATAATTAAACATTATCCAAAATTATAATTACTgtaatttctaattaaaattgtaaatactgACTGCGTGTGACTCATATaatgtatataaataaatttatatcatttataaaactgcataaaattacatttatgtaCAATACACAAATTAAGTGTTATTTCTACAAAAATAAGAAACGTCATTTTTAATTCAGTTTTCatatattcaaaatattttcttattaaatataattttcggtcatttttaatttaaattatgctACATATATATAACAAATGAACGTAGTTTTAGAGAATTTTATTGAACTATCACATATTCTacctgaatttttattttaccagTAACTTTCGATCTAAATCAAGTATGCGCGCGATATACATGTATACATATTTGAGATTCTTCGATAATGCTTTAGGAACATTCTTCAAgacataaaattataataaattgtaaACAAAATCGATTATTTTGAAGCTTTAACCAGAACCTTATTTAAAGCATGAAGTTGGATGGCGTTACCAAATATTGCGCAGCCGCAATAACAAATGACCTGCCAACGTACTTATAGGTTAGAATGAGATAAATCAGTAAACAAAGAATGACTCGACATGCAAGAAATTGCACAGCTGGAGCTGTTTATACGTATCatgaaaaaaagaaagatgCAGCAGCCTCAGGTTACGGAACAAATACACAAAGAGTGGGAAAGGATTCTGTCAAAAATTTTGACTGTTGCTGCCTAACGTTACAACCGTGTAGAAATCCTGTCATAACgtttgtatattttattatacattttattCATCGTTCTTACTATAGTTCACTAGTCATATACAGTCAGTCAAAATAATTTGACCGttctaaaatttattaaacgtaTATTAGCCAAGAAGGAGGTcagaaataaacaatttttacgTTATTATATTCAGAaacataacatttattattagtAAGAATGGAAAGGGCATACATCCATTTATCAACGGAATATAATGGGCGAAAGCATAAATGTAACAAAAATGTTACAAAGAAATGTTTCTGCTGCAGAATGTTTACAAACAAGATTGGAACAATACTCCAAAGTTAAGAATAAGTTAGTTTCTTAAGGGCTAGCAAATAGAAAGTTCATATTGtgcatatttttttcaaaatgaaaatCCCTGTTGTGATTTGAGAGTTAATTGTTGAATTAAGAAAAGAAGGTGCAACATTGAAGAAAATTGCACAAATTGTAAAGAAGTCTTGTTTTACAATATATTTGCCAAAGATACAATGAAACAGGATCAAATCAAAATCGAAGATGAACAGGGAGACCTCAAAAATTAGAATCATACCATAAGCGTGTCATTTTAAGAGCAATTAGATTTGACCCATactgtattaaaattaaatttggaaAGGTCGTTTATCTTCCAACAAGATAACGACCCTAAGCATACAGTGAAGAAAGTAAAAGAATGGTTACTGTATAATGTCCCAAAGCAGCTTCATATGCCTCTCCAATCACCCGATGTGAACCCCATCGAACATTTATGGGgtgaaatgaaaagaaaattaaaattaaaaaagtacaatattaaaaataaggaaGATTTTAAATCCAAAATACTATTAGAATGGAATAATATTCGACCAGATTTAACAAAAAAGTTGGTATATAACATGCAAACAAGGTTGCAAGAAATTATTAAACTAAAGGGAGGACCCACTAATCACTAATTAAAGaactataattaataaatttatatgtACGGAGACTTTTTTGACCACATTTTTGTTACGTTTGTGCTTTTGCCCATTATATTTCTTTAATAAATGAATGTATGCCCTTTCCATTCTtactaataataaatattatgtttctgaatataataacataaaaattatttatttctgacCTCCTTCTTGCCTAATATACAACATTCAATAAATTTTAGAGCAGTGTACGGAGACTGTTTTTACTGACTGTATATTTTTAGGAAGAATGGCTATTTATTTGATAAAGAAGCAATTTTGGAATATGTATTAACCAAGAAGAGAGAGTATACTAGAAAGTTAAAAGAATATGAAAAACAAAAACATCAACAAGAGGTAACcataaaaaacaatttcaatatttatatGTTTCGTTTATAATTGAACGTTATTATTTTTTCAGGAACAATTTCATGAAAAAACTGCTAATGAAGAATTGCAGAAGTTACAAAAGTTTCTAAAAGGGGAGAAAAATATTGTTTCAAGAAGTCAGACTGCAGTTGAATCAGCTTCTTCAGTTTCTAATATGAGCAATGGCAAAGATAAAATATTACCTAGTTTTTGGATTCCTTCTAAAACGCCGGAAGCAAAAGAAATaatattgcaaaaaccagataaaacaatCTACTGCCCCATTAGTGGAAAaccattaaaaataaaagatcTTATTCCTGTGAAATTTACTGAAATAAAAGATCCAGATGACAAAAAATCTCTTATCGTTAAACAAGCAAGATATATGTGTCCTATTACACATGACATCCTAAGCAATAGTGTTCCATGTGCAGTTATAAGGACAACGTATGGTTATTTATATACTAATATTTCTTATGATTATTTGTTCAATTTGAGTGAATGTTGTTTTGTCTTTTTCCTAGTGGCGACGTAATTACAATGGAGTGCGTagacaaaattataaaaaaagacTGGATCAATCCCTTGGATAGTACAAAATTGACTGAAGCAGATATTATACCTCTTCAAAGGGTAATTGTTGAAGATATAATTACAGTAGAATAAACTGCAAATTATAACATTGCTTTTTTAGGGAGGTACTGGATATGCAGCTGTTAATGATTCTTTAGAAGGTAAACACGAGAGACCGGTATTACAAGCATGAAACATGCAGTCAGTGAAACGtgattatatatataattttgaatgtacaaaaaagtattaaattgaCCTTCTCATGATACTGATACCATACAAATTATAATTCACTCTCAtggtataaaatgaaaaatatagcaCTGCATAAACAAAATGTTTTaattgtttataaataaatttcataacAATATAAAAGTACTTACATTGGTTGTCGAAATCTTTGAAATTGATGTAGAGCGTCTTCTACCTCGTCTATGTGTTACACTTCACTTTGCAATTATCATTTTTATCACTTTCATTAAATCGAATTTTTCAACACAGTTATTAAAATAACATGATCGTGAATCCACT
This region includes:
- the LOC143347654 gene encoding uncharacterized protein LOC143347654; translation: MDPEFLSRLIPQNKDHVRPACKKCGYAGHLTYQCRNFIKVDPNKEIVLDVSSTSSDSDENYVTPLTELREKELKKKQKEAKKKHKYKKSKKKSKKHERSDTSDSDFETEVSSGEDKKHKHKKRKKKSKHKKHKKQKKDDTSDSDS
- the LOC143347492 gene encoding nitric oxide synthase-interacting protein homolog; this encodes MTRHARNCTAGAVYTYHEKKKDAAASGYGTNTQRVGKDSVKNFDCCCLTLQPCRNPVITKNGYLFDKEAILEYVLTKKREYTRKLKEYEKQKHQQEEQFHEKTANEELQKLQKFLKGEKNIVSRSQTAVESASSVSNMSNGKDKILPSFWIPSKTPEAKEIILQKPDKTIYCPISGKPLKIKDLIPVKFTEIKDPDDKKSLIVKQARYMCPITHDILSNSVPCAVIRTTGDVITMECVDKIIKKDWINPLDSTKLTEADIIPLQRGGTGYAAVNDSLEGKHERPVLQA